In Kaistia defluvii, the sequence GAGGAAGGCGATCGGCCGGTCCGCCGCCTTGGCCCAGAGCATGGCGATCGGGTCGGTGTCGGGGTCGAGCGTTTCGAAGGCGAGATGGTCGGACGCCGGGGCGTAGTGGCGCAGCGCCTTTTCGATCGGCGGCGCATCGGCCAGGATCGTCGTGTCGCGCACCCCCTTCTCGTGCAGCAGGGCGGCGACCGGGCGCCAGTCGAACTTGCGCGGCGAAACCAGCATGTCGAGCGCCTGCAGCAGTAGCCCGGCTGCGAGCAGCGCCAGCGTGGCGCCGACGGCAAGCCGCATGCCCCGATCGGCCAGCAGGGCGGCGACGCCGGCGGCGGCGAGCAGGATCGCGGCCGGCAGCATTCCGATCAGGTAGCGCCCGGCGCTGGCGGAGAAGGCGCCGAGCGCGAGGAAGACCAGCGGCGTCAGGAAGGCCGAGACGGCGAGCATCCGGTGCGGCGCGCGCTGGCGGTTGGCGATTAGGCCGATCGCCATCAGTGCCAGCAATGCGAGCGCCAGCGGCGCGGTCCATTCCTCCGGCAGGAAGCGGTGCAGGTCGCGCGGCACGGCCAGGCCATAGGTCTCGCCGAATGCCTCGCGGATGCGGAACGCCGAGGGGATCCGGCTCTGCCACTTCATCAGCCCGACCGGCTTGGCCGCCTGGTCGAGGATGGCGGGAAGCAGGCACAACGCGGCGGCGAGGATGGCGGCCCAGGTCACGGCGATATGCCGGATCCAGAGCCGCTTCTCGGCCGGCTCGAACCGGCGGAAGCCGCAGGCGAGCAAGCCGAAGTGCTGCATGGCGACCGAGACGATGCCAGCGGGCATGGCCAGTGCCGCGCCGATGGTGCCGATCGTGGCGAGGATTGCCTGCCGGCGCGGCGGGGCGCGCCGGGTGAGCAGCCCGATTTGGCCGGTAATGGCGAGGGCGATGAAGGCGAGCATCAGCGCATAGGGCCGCGCCTCCTGGCCATACTGGATCAGCGCCGGATAAAGCGCGTAGAGAACCGCCGCCGCGACGGCGCCGATCCCGCCGGAAAGGCGGAGCGCCACCAGCGCGATGAGGCCGCCCGCCAGGCTGTCGAGGATGGCGGAGGGCAGACGCAGCCAGAATTCGTCGGCCCCGGCCAGCCCCAGCATTTTCAGCAGCGCGAAATAGGTCGGGAAATGACCGTTGGCGAGCCGGTCGGCGACGAGGTCCCGCCAGGAGCCGGCGATGACGTCGGCGGTGATCGTCTCGTCGAACCAGAGCCCCAGATGCCCCAGCGTCGACAGCCGGATGACCAGGCAGAGCGCGAAGGCGGCGAGAAAGACGGGGAGGGGGGCCAGCGCGAAGGGTTTGCGCGCGGGATGGCCAGGGGTCGGCGGCGAAGTGGCGATGTCGGTGTCCTCTCGGGTCGGCACGATCATGGCGTCGGCGCGGCCGGCTGGCAATCGCGACCGCGCTTGGCGCTTGTCGAAGGCCGCGCATCGGGCTACGAGCCGCGGAGACTTTCCTTCGCCAGCCCAGCGAGATCCGATGCCCGCGCTCGACGACGCCCTCTACGAAGCCCTGATCGCGACGACGATCGCCGCCGGCCGCGTCGTGATGCAGGTCTATGACGGCGCCTTCGCGGTCGAGCACAAGGGCGATGCCTCGCCGGTGACCGAGGCGGACAAGCAGGCCGAGATCGTCATCCTCGCAGATCTGGCGCGCCTGACGCCGGAGATCCCGGTGGTGGCGGAGGAATCCTGCGCCGAGGGGCGCATCCCGACGGTCGGTCGCTCGTTCTTCCTGGTCGATCCCGTCGACGGCACGCGCGAATTCATCAGCCGCAACGGCGATTTCACGGTCAATATCGGCCTGGTCGAGAATGGCGTGCCGGTGCTCGGTCTCGTCTATGCGCCGGCGCGGGGCGATCTCTATGCCGGCCGGATCGGCCTTGGCGCCGAGCATCTTTCCATCGTCGATTTCGAGGTTTCGGCCCGCCGGAGCATCCAGGTTGCCGATCCCGCGCAAAGTCCGCCGCGCATCCTCGCCAGCCGCTCGCACCGCACGCCCGAGACGGATGATTTCATCGCCCGCTTCCCCGGCGCGTCGCTGGTCGCGGCGGGATCGTCGCTCAAATTCTGCCTGATGGCCGCCGGCGAGGCCGATCTCTATCCGCGCATGGGGCCGACCATGCAGTGGGATACGGCGGCGGGCGACGCCGTGCTGCGGGCGGCCGGCGGTGCGGTCGAGACGGTCGGCGGCGCCGCGCTGGCCTATGGCCCCGGCCCGGGCGAGGGCGTGCGGGCCTATGCCAATCCGTGGTTCGTCGCCCGCGGCGCAAGGGTTGGATCCGGGCCTTAGACGACTAAATCGATCTAGTTTACTGAAATCAGGTTGCGGGATTTGGGCCGATCGCGGCACGGATCGCGGCATCCGCGCGGATATACGGCATCCCCGTTGCTTGAGGCGAAGGCCCCCGGCAGACTAGGTTTCGGCTCCAGTCCGGAGTTCCCCGATGTCGCCACGCCCCCCATCGCCGCATGCCCCGTCGCATCTTCGCCGCCTCGAAGCCGAGGCGATCTTCATCATGCGCGAGGTCGTGGCGAATTTCGAAAATCCCGTGATGCTCTATTCGATCGGCAAGGATTCGTCGGTCATGCTGCATCTGGCGATGAAGGCCTTCTATCCGGCCAAGCCGCCCTTCGCGTTGCTGCATGTCGATACGACATGGAAGTTCCGCGAGATGATCGCGTTTCGCGACGAGACGGTGAAGCGGCTGGGGCTGGAGCTTCGCGTCCATACCAACCAGCAGGGCAAGGCGGCCGGGATCAATCCGTTCGATCACGGCTCGTCCAACTATACCCAGGTGATGAAGACCGAGGCGCTGAAGCAGGCGCTCGACGCCGGCGGCTATGACGCGGCCTTTGGCGGCGCCCGCCGCGACGAGGAGAAGAGCCGCGCCAAGGAGCGCATCTTCTCCTTCCGCTCGGCCAATCACGGCTGGGACCCGAAGAACCAGCGGCCCGAGCTCTGGTCGCTCTACAACACCCGCATCCAGCCCGGCGAGACGATCCGCGTCTTCCCGCTGTCGAACTGGACCGAGCTCGACATCTGGCAATACATCCTCGCCGAGGAGATCCCGATCGTGCCGCTCTACCTCTCGGCCGAGCGGCCGGTGGTCGAGCGCAACGGCCAGCTGATCATGGCGGATGACAGCCGGATGCGGCTCCTGCCCGGCGAGGTGCCGCAGAACCGCCGCGTCCGCTTCCGCACGCTCGGCTGCTATCCGCTGACGGCGGCGGTCGAATCCGACGCCGACACCCTGCCCGAAATCGTCCGCGAAATGTTCCTCGCCACCACGTCCGAGCGTCAGGGTCGGCTGATCGACCATGACGAATCCGGTTCGATGGAGAAGAAGAAGCGCGAGGGATATTTCTAATGGCCGAGATCTTTTCCGCCCATGCCGTCGCTCCCGATGACGGCGCCAGCTTCCTCGCCGCGTCGGACGACAAGGGCATTTTGCGCTTCCTGACCTGCGGCAGCGTCGACGACGGCAAGTCGACCCTGATCGGCCGGCTGCTGTTCGACACCAAGAAGCTGTTCGAGGACCAGCTGGTCACGCTCGAAAAGGATTCGAAGAAGTTCGGCACCGTCGGCGACGACATGGATCTGGCGCTGCTGGTCGACGGCCTCGAGGCCGAGCGCGAGCAGGGCATCACGATCGACGTCGCCTATCGTTTCTTCGCCACCGACAAGCGCAAGTTCATCGTCGCCGATACGCCGGGCCACGAGCAATATACCCGCAACATGGCGACCGGCGCCTCGACCGCCGATCTCGCGGTGCTGCTCATCGACGCGCGAAAGGGGATCCTGACCCAGACGCGCCGCCACGCCACCATCGCCTCGCTGCTCGGCATCCGCCATGTCGTGTTGGCGATCAACAAGATCGATCTCGTCGGCTTCGATCGCGGCGTCTATGACGCCATCGTCGCCGCCTTCGACGCGGATGCCGCCCATTATGGCTTCGGCAGCCGCGTCGCGATCCCGCTGTCAGCCCGCCATGGCGACAATGTCAGCGCGCTCAGCCCGAACACCGACTGGTATCGCGGCCCGACGCTGATCGAGCATCTGGAAAATGTCGAGCTGGAACCCGGCATCGACCGGCCGTTCCGTTTTCCCGTCCAATGGGTCAACCGGCCGGACCTGACCTTCCGCGGCTATGCCGGCACGATCGCCAGTGGCACGGTGCGTCCGGGCGACGAACTGGTCGTGGCGCGCTCGGGCCAGGTCGCGAAAATCGAGCGCATCGTCACGCATGATGGCGACCTCGCCGTCGCCGGCACCGACGAGGCCGTGACGCTGACGCTCGACCGCGAGATCGATGTTTCGCGCGGCGACGTTCTCGTGGCGGCCGAGGCGCGGCCGGAGGTGTCCGACCAGCTTGCCGCCCATCTGATCTGGATGGCCGAGGAGCCGATGCTGCCCGGCCGGCCCTATCTGATGAAGATCGGCACGCGCACGGTCGGCGCGGCGGTGACGGAGCTGAAGCACCGGGTCGAGGCGGACACGCTGAAGCCGCTCGCCGCCAAGACGCTGGCGCTGAACGACATCGGCTTCGCCAATCTCTCGCTGGCCGAGCCGATTGCCTTCGACGCTTACGAGGACAATCGCGCCACCGGCGCCTTCATCCTGATCGACCGCTTCACCAACCAGACGGTCGCCGCCGGCATGATCCGCTTCGGCCTGCGTCGGGCCACCAACATCCATCGCCAGGCGCTTGACATCGACAAGGCGGCGCGCAGTGCCGCCAAGGGCCAGAAGCCAGGCATTCTCTGGTTCACCGGCCTTTCGGGCGCGGGCAAGTCGACCATCGCCAATCTGGTGGAGAAGAAGCTGCACCTGATGGGGCGGCACACCTACCTGCTGGATGGCGACAATGTCCGCCATGGCCTGAACCGCGATCTCGGCTTCACCGACGCCGACCGGGTCGAAAACATCCGCCGCGTCGCCGAGTCGGCGAAACTGTTCGTCGACGCCGGGTTGATCGTGCTGGTCTCGTTCATCTCGCCCTTCCGTTCGGAGCGCCAGCTGGCGCGCGACCTGGTGGAAGAGGGCGAGTTCATCGAGATCTTCGTCGATACGCCGCTGGCGGTCGCCGAGGCGCGCGACGTGAAGGGCCTCTACAAGAAGGCGCGCGAAGGGCTGATCAAGAATTTTACGGGTATCGACAGCCCGTATGAAGCCCCGCTCGCCGCCGACATTCACCTCGACACGACCTCGGGCGACAGCGAACAGCTCGCCGATGAGATCGTCGCCTATCTGGTGGCGAAGGGCTATTCGGCGGGGTAGGACAGCCGGGGGTTGATTCCCCCCGCTCACCGGGAGAGGTGAGGGAGCCGCTTCCCACCGTCCGTTGGACACTCTCGGCCATCATCCTGAGGTGCTTCGCGCAGCGAAGCCTCGAAGGAGGATCCAGCGGAACGAAGGCCGCTTGGCGGTCATGATCATGGGCGCTCCCTGGACCCTCCTTCGAGGCCCGGCTTCGCCGGGCACCTCAGGATGATGGTCGAGGGTTGGGGAGGGTTTTTGCCGTCGGACATAGCGCGAAAATTCGCGCTCGACCGGCCCTCCCGTTGGGAGAGGTCGACGGCCACAGGACGACGGGTGAGGGCGTAGGGAACCATCGGGCGAGGCCACAAACTCTCACCGCTCCCTCAGGGAGAGGTGAGGGAGCCGCCTAGAAGATTCCCACGCAAATGG encodes:
- the cysD gene encoding sulfate adenylyltransferase subunit CysD, yielding MSPRPPSPHAPSHLRRLEAEAIFIMREVVANFENPVMLYSIGKDSSVMLHLAMKAFYPAKPPFALLHVDTTWKFREMIAFRDETVKRLGLELRVHTNQQGKAAGINPFDHGSSNYTQVMKTEALKQALDAGGYDAAFGGARRDEEKSRAKERIFSFRSANHGWDPKNQRPELWSLYNTRIQPGETIRVFPLSNWTELDIWQYILAEEIPIVPLYLSAERPVVERNGQLIMADDSRMRLLPGEVPQNRRVRFRTLGCYPLTAAVESDADTLPEIVREMFLATTSERQGRLIDHDESGSMEKKKREGYF
- the cysQ gene encoding 3'(2'),5'-bisphosphate nucleotidase CysQ, with the protein product MPALDDALYEALIATTIAAGRVVMQVYDGAFAVEHKGDASPVTEADKQAEIVILADLARLTPEIPVVAEESCAEGRIPTVGRSFFLVDPVDGTREFISRNGDFTVNIGLVENGVPVLGLVYAPARGDLYAGRIGLGAEHLSIVDFEVSARRSIQVADPAQSPPRILASRSHRTPETDDFIARFPGASLVAAGSSLKFCLMAAGEADLYPRMGPTMQWDTAAGDAVLRAAGGAVETVGGAALAYGPGPGEGVRAYANPWFVARGARVGSGP
- the cysN gene encoding sulfate adenylyltransferase subunit CysN, with amino-acid sequence MAEIFSAHAVAPDDGASFLAASDDKGILRFLTCGSVDDGKSTLIGRLLFDTKKLFEDQLVTLEKDSKKFGTVGDDMDLALLVDGLEAEREQGITIDVAYRFFATDKRKFIVADTPGHEQYTRNMATGASTADLAVLLIDARKGILTQTRRHATIASLLGIRHVVLAINKIDLVGFDRGVYDAIVAAFDADAAHYGFGSRVAIPLSARHGDNVSALSPNTDWYRGPTLIEHLENVELEPGIDRPFRFPVQWVNRPDLTFRGYAGTIASGTVRPGDELVVARSGQVAKIERIVTHDGDLAVAGTDEAVTLTLDREIDVSRGDVLVAAEARPEVSDQLAAHLIWMAEEPMLPGRPYLMKIGTRTVGAAVTELKHRVEADTLKPLAAKTLALNDIGFANLSLAEPIAFDAYEDNRATGAFILIDRFTNQTVAAGMIRFGLRRATNIHRQALDIDKAARSAAKGQKPGILWFTGLSGAGKSTIANLVEKKLHLMGRHTYLLDGDNVRHGLNRDLGFTDADRVENIRRVAESAKLFVDAGLIVLVSFISPFRSERQLARDLVEEGEFIEIFVDTPLAVAEARDVKGLYKKAREGLIKNFTGIDSPYEAPLAADIHLDTTSGDSEQLADEIVAYLVAKGYSAG